The following is a genomic window from Paralichthys olivaceus isolate ysfri-2021 chromosome 3, ASM2471397v2, whole genome shotgun sequence.
CCTATCTAAATTCTCAGTAGATAAATTGTTGGGCATTGGGGCATTTCCTCCTAGCATGTAATACAAGATAGGTCATGGATTCAGACCTGTGAAGTTTTTGGTACATAACATGCACTATAGCAGTCTGAACTGCTTGAACACCCCTGGGTGGCAGATTTTATGTGGGGctttatgaataataaaaatgtctgGGTGGACCATGTCATGAAAATCAAAATGACTGTTCCCAGAAGCACTAAGACTGGATATAATTCCAGGAGAGCATGAGGAAACGATCAACTGTGGATACTTGTCAACTCTCCATGTGATCTCCTGACTCAGGAGTTACTTTCAGGAGAGTATAAATCCTATAGCCCTGATAATAATGGATGTAATGGCCTGAGAATGGAGACTAAATCATGCAACAATTGAAAGTCATGTGTCGAAATTCAAGCTGTGTATGTAAGATGCAGCAGATTTAGTGAGGTGTGTGTACAATAAGCAGCTGGTGGGAAACAGATgatacacagcagcagctgcgactacatgaaaaacacacacactcacacacacacacacacacacacacatttgcacagcTATCCTTATAAGGACACTGCATTTGTTTGCATTTACTTCCAGTCATTATGGACAGCCTAAACAAAACCATATCCATAATGGTTGATAGCTTGACCACTCCATGCTTCTAATCTATCTAATCTgactttggtccccatgagaaCTCCTGGTCCTAGGTTAGAGATTATGGTGAAGGTCCTaatgacatgaacacacattagCACACATATCCTCTAGCATACAACAGGACAAAATACTGTCTTCAGTGGTAAAAACAAACTAGGTTATTTAATGAAATGGCGCCCCCTGTTGACAGATAACAGAGATCCGTGTACACACAGGCTTTGTGTCCTACCTGGTTGATTTCATCCTGCGTGGCCTTAAGGGACTTGATGATGGTCTCCAGCTGGATCTTACCAGCAGCCAGGCTCTGCTCCAgctgtttctcctcctgttgCAATCGGCCCAGGTCGGCCTTTGCCCGGCTCAGTTCTTCCTCCTGGCTCTGCAAGTCTGACTCCTGGGAGTGGATCTGACTCTGGAGCGTGGAGATCTGGATGCAGCAGGGAATCAAGCAATGAAGATGTGGGATGGGGATTTAACCAATATGCAATCATTTAAATCATATGCTGCCACTACATGGCTCAGATATTTGATTTCCTCCCTTCTGCACCATCTCATGTGCCTCTAGATAATTCTGGTATTTGGCTGAACAGATAAAGAAAACCTCATtcaaaacattaacattaacaataaTATATTATCCATTTCATAAATGAACTTTTGTTATGATGCTGTGCACAGCATCACAGAGGTCCAAACTTGGTCCAAACTTgagctttgtttacatcctcaCCATCTGAGACTCTTCCTGGCATTTAATTCGGACTTCATTCAGCATGTCTTCTAACTTATGTTTCTGCTGGTCCATCTCCTCCAGCCGTTCTTGGGCGTCTTGTTTCTGAGCATCGAGCTCTTGCAGGCTGGCTGTCTCTCGGTCCAGGTCATTCTGCATCTCCTGGAAAAAGGATTAAGACAGTCTTCTAGTGCCAGGCAAGGATGAGGGTTCACTATATAAAAAAATGGGCAGATCAAGCCAAGCTGTCCAGTTTACTAGAAACACACTACAACCACTGGTCCTGTATAGAAATGTATTATGCGATTTTACATGCAAggcaaaggaaacaaacaactCGATCCCCATCtacatgccgaagtgtcctaagacaagatgctgaaccctcatagaacaataaaaagtgctgctaatagatgcactgtgtgaatgcgagtgtgaatgggtgaatggaaaactgtactgtaaagatctttgagtggtcatcaagattagaaaagctctatataattacaaaccatttaccattttcatTAAACCAAGCTACAGTACATGTTCCCACTATAGCTGACTGAGTTGCTCTCACCTGCACCTCTGCACTCTTATATCTGATggcctcctctgtctccctgatGTCCTGCTCAAGGGTGTACTTCTCCCTGTGAACAAGCAAAATTATGATGAGTGACAAGAAATCAGATAACTGCTATTCAACATGCCAGAGTAACAAAACACTGAACTGGAATTCTTTCAAATCCATCACTATAGTGAAGCTCAAGAGATTTCAAACCAAAACGGCACCAGCAGCATTTTTAAACTACTCTTAAACTCTGGAGTATTATGGACAGACACAtccgcagcagagttaatgcattttttcaaacaaaaacaaacagtagaATGGATGTAACCATAAATTGCACCATTTAGCTTAGGTAAATGTGAGGGTTAAGAGGTCTACTTTATGCAAATTAAAAGGCTAGTCTTTTAGTCCTAATATATGCCtttatgtttttaaagctttttaatgtTCATATGGGCAGCTGACCTTAAGACATACTTAAAAGCTGTGCACCTGTCTTTTAacaaactctaaaacattaaaGTGATAAAAATTAACAAATCAGGTATGTGAAGCCTACTGATAACCACTGACATTCAGAGCCACTGCTCACAGTGGATGTCACAGCAGATTTGACAGTATGCCAGTCCATGGATATTCAGTAGCTTGTGTTTTTACCTTAGAGTATTCCACTGGGTAAAGGCAAGAGTGCTGACGCAGCATGGAGAGTAAGTGGTGAACAAAAAAAATTGATAAAATACACGCATCAAAGgaagaggatggatggatggatggatggatgtgtatAAAGAATAAACAGAGCCAAGGTTACTGTGGGTTTCATGCTGTCTATCTCTGCATGTCAGCGTGTTTTTATGTAGGATATTCCACTTAAACCCATTCATAACTAACACTGAGCCTTAATACCTGACTTGGCATGGTATTGGTACTTGGTACTTGGCATAATCAGACTCTGATGCTTTGTCTGGTTGAGCACCATGAAAAGTAAGTAGGACCAACCATGTAGCATTATACAGTAGTTAACTCAAAtgatattttaatacatttaatattaagCATTTTAATCAAGTTGTCCCAGCAGGTCTACTGTGCTTCAAagttaaacaaaaatgtatgtgaaataACAAAATCATATATCTTATATGATGAATAATTTTAAAGAAGGATGGAAATCTATTCATGATATTTATTGTTGGTCTGACAACCAGCTAACAGGTGCATAATAGCCAATGACTGCTTTGCTGTAATAGGCTGTAGTAAAGTTGTGAAGCAGTATTAGGATGTATGCACATCAAGTGGGGGTTAAGTGTGGGACACTACTTGTTGGAATGAGAACTTAAGCACTCAGGACTTTTAGTCTGAGTACTGGGACggaacattgtgagatttcaataaacaacatttttaagtATTAAGTATACCATTTAGGACTGTGTCATATGTATTAATGGCTTTAAATGATTGGCTGATGTAACAAACATGGGAagctttcctttttttaaatgtaagaacAATAAGAATCACCAATAAGGCTACATTCACACTGTATTTCAATTTTGAAACTAAACCAATCTCCGGCCAGACAAGTATCAGAAATAATAATCTACCTCCctactaacacacctgaaaaagCATATCACATGAGCAATCTTGTCATGTGCATGTCGGTGTTAACCTTGAAGCAGATTGTCTGTTTGGtggcttagttacagaaaaaagtacaaataaagaACAGAACAGCAATGGTAAAAAATAAGATGATGGACCTATTTTCTTTGACCAACAACAAGAGTAAACAGTAGGTGTTATGCATTGTATTCGCCAGTGGTAGTCAAGTCTTTACTGATAACTATCAATCAGGAAACCTTTGCAGGTGACTACGCCTTGGTATACAAAAGTCTCAGATTATGtctgttcagactaaaacacaaccaTGGAACCATGGAGTATTCAAACTTGAACAGGCCCTGCAGTGTTTCCAAGAAGAGAAGTGCTGCCTTTCAAATCTAAAACAGAGTAATGAGGATGTAACCTAAATGTCCACTTATGATGCACCAAGGGCAACACCAATAAAAATCTGACCAGGTGTCAACATATTCTACGTTTTTTTATCCTTTAATCGTGTTGttgaaaaatgcagaaaaaataaCGATATTTTATCTATTAAAACTTgttcatttgattttgtttttttgtagttCAGATTCAGGGTATACAATAATAAACCACTGCTATAATAGTCAATGCATGAtgtgctctgtgttttattaGCAGTAGGGAAAGTGATCAAATTCAGGAAAAGGGTGATGACAGAGGATTAATGAGAGAGCTAATGCTCGAGTGAAAGGTTTGAAGAGTCACGAAGTACAATCATCGTAGTGTGAAACCTAAACTGAAACTCTTGTTAATATCAAGGCAATTCCTCCTTATGACAAGTATTTGCAAATGGTTGCACTGTTGCTACAAGATAATGATTTAGATAAATCAAACTAGCAATAACAAGAGTTTTATTGTAATGCTTTAAATGTAACTGTTTCAGTGTAATATATCTTTACATTTTCTatgcagatttaaaaataaatgttgaagtAAAAGCATTTACATTCCATTGCTGCCCTGTTATTTAGCTGCTGTCATTTGTTACCTCTGCAACTGGGTTATTTCCTGGCTGATGTCATCCAACTCCTTGATGCCAGTGAACTCCCCCGATCCCACTGAGCTGGAGCTGTCCTGTAGAGCAATATGTGAGCAGACAGGGGAGGAAGGGAGCAGGACAAAAAGAAGACAGCAGGTTGGCAAAGTAAACTATATTTGTTGAAGTCAGTTGGATGATGAAATGGCACCAACTGAGCCATGGCAGACAAGGCAAAAGGAAGGAGAAATAGGTAAAGAGAGGATGGGAGAAAAACCAGTGGTCAATAAATAGAGCACCACAGAGGTTGAATCAGAGGTGGGGGCTGGGCCAATGACCAACATGTCGGGGAGTGTCGCCACCACTGCCATGGATAGGAAAGATTCAGGATTGTGTAGTTTTATGAATCCCCCTTTGAGAACATTCAAGTTTTCATTAGGGTTaacaaatcattatttttcCCCACTAGCATTTCTTCATGACTTAATAGATATTCCAATAGTGTAGATACACATcttgaaaacaaaactaaaagctGGAGTCCCCCTGCATTCACTGTAACTACACAGGATGCTCCTAATCTGTCTGGCTTTGGTTACTTAAATCTGAGCCACAGACTGCACCTGCTCTATCgaaaaacacaactgaaggTGAAGTAAAGTATATGATTGTCAGCTAAATGTGATCTTGGATCTTCCCTTGATCAGTGGACAGTTGACATAGTGAGACACTGTCACTGCAATTTGTTgggatggaaataaaaaacattttgcaaatgCTTTCCAGTAATCAGCATGAATAGCCGCCACTGAAAGCATTTAGGTTTATACACTGTAGGTACATGTTACCTACCCACAACTTGAACATTAAAgcctgagagaggaggaagagcagagaggTAGACACATCAGTAGCAAAAGAGTTAGAATAAGACAGGAAAGGACATGTCTACTTGGGTAACATCTTGAACTTATCTTCCACCGAATAAAGCAGATCTGGCACATTGAGAAATTGGTAAAGCACAAGAAACAGGATGTGTAGCAGACAAATCTGCATTCGTTTAAGTCCCAATACGCAGAGGGCAGGAGAAAGATGAGGAGTTAAGAACAAGTATCGACTCACCCTTCTCATATCAGACAGAGCAGCCATCTCTGATCCCACTGGGGTCATGTATCCTGACATACTCTGCAGCCATAGACAGAAATGACTCAGTTACTGTCAGtgataataaaaacagcaacatcCAATGTCAGCTGAGACAATTCTTACAACATGGTAAGTTAATCTGATTAAATATGCCATGATATGCTTTATAGTGGAGATTAAATGTTAACAGAAAATCTAGATAATTATTTGTATTGCTAAGGCAAACGTTTAGTTGAAATTGAACAGCAACTGTTAACAGTTTAAACTATATACAAATATGCATAAATGCAAAACTCTAAAAAAATCTACatgaaacaattttttttttaataacagcCAGCCCAACTAAAATAATTTAACActtaacacattaacacactagTTTTAGGCATTTTGCTGTGTAACTGTAGGCTAATGTATTGTGCTGCCAGAACCATGtagagagtgtgtgcatgcgtgaCAGACTTACTGGTACTGGAGTGCCTCTCTCAGAGGGAGGTATCATTTCCGTAGTCAGGGCCTGTGGAGGGTCTATACCCTTGCTGACTTTCTGCTGGATGAGATGCATAGCAAGAGCAAACTGCTCCCTGGTCAGCTTGCCTATCTGCCTTGTGTCTGCCAAAGCCCTGGAAGAAAGAGCAGACTGTCAACAGACATCCTTGGAAAATTTACTTTGAATGAGCAGACTGACCACACTGTAGAGAAAGACAAGACAAATACAAATCGAAAGAAAAATCTGGAAATCATTCAACGTTTTCCAcatttgaatgaataaaaatgaataaagatgCAGACAGATGCCTGAAATATGTTGCAAAGCATAAGTCAAAGCAACTGTGGCttgcatttatttgaataaatatcCAGTGTGTATAAATGAAACCTATAAGTCCTTTGTTGACAACAACCTTTGGCACATTTAGAACCACTGGTCTGTTAACATGTTTCCATTAAGCACTTGATTAGCTGATAGATGAGAGATTTATCATAAACCATGATGAGGTGAtaaatttgacctctgacctgtttAAATTCAAAGCAAATATATCAGGACATTACATATTTATAAAGCCGACTTGAGTGGAAAGtggtacaaataaaataaaagtaatattaaTTCAaccaagaaagaaaataaggcATATACTAACTGTCAAGCATATAACTTTACCATATGTGGGCAAGGAGATTCTGAGAAAGTCCAGAATGCATGAAGATGTCCTTTACTTCCAGTCCACTGACAAAACCATCCAAGTCAGCATCAGTCTTCAGGAAGATATCGTCATAGCGACCACGGTCTGACACTGGCACCACCCAGTTCACCATATGctaagacagagggagagatgctTGTGTTGTAAGTTGCTGTGATCACATAGAATCTATCCAGTATTGGCCTCATACAGAGCTCTACTAAGACCTGGGGGCAAAGTGGCCTTTCTTTCTGTGAACAAAAACGATCAATGTCTTTTTGTAGCAGGGATAATCACAGCTTTTAAGTGTCAAGGCAACAACACAGCAGTGGTAAAAAAATAACAGGtttaaaaatcttattttaagaaaagtaaaaaaacaaatctgtatataaaaaaacaacaaacaagcctcatcaataataaataatcgAAAAATCCCACTGCAGCttgaattgatttattttttcattaaaatctgACTCTTCTATCAGATGCTCTccatttgttattttaagtaCAATATTAGATTCTGCATCACAttctctgcccttaaccctctccaagagtaaggaaaaactactaaAACATCGTTTTAACAGGGAAAGAGGTGCATTActacttctttttttcattaacaTAAAGCAAAAATTGAAGTTAATTAAGTTAATAATCCTTAAGCAGGACCTCTACAGTATTTGGATCAAGTTGCTCATACCAGATTTTTCAGGCTAcagcttttatttcaaatattttaaatagtttttttttcaaaccaaaTATTTGCCTTAAAATACAGATCATTTGATGTCACTGATGCTGATCCAATATGCTTTTTGTTTGTATAATTGTTTCGTACAAGATAgaagaaatataataattataacacaACCCACATAGTTCTTTGATTATTGTCTGATGTTCATctatttcaattattattattgattattttgatttctttcaccttgatgcatttaatgtttAACGATCATTTTTCTCCAGCATGATTTATCCTGTTAACTGATTTAGTtatctactgtatgtgtgtatatcaGTGTGGCATTACCTGTCCAgacttgagtgtgtgtttgggggaaaGGCTGCCGGTGCTGTTGAGTGAGTTCATGCTGCCATGGGAGGGTGTGGAGCGTAGTGAATCTTTTGGTGGTGGAGGGCTGGCAGGTAGTCCAGGGACAGAACTGGTGACTGAGCCCAGACTCTTCTTCCTCTTAGATAGAGGGATgagggaagaagggaggagCGCAGGAACAGGCTCCTTCTCCAGGGCCCTGTACACAAGGTGCATGGCCTGGGGAGTTTGGAGTCATGGTTAGTTAATTATTTGGCCCCAGtcacataaagaaataaaaataaccagCTTTCTATAACCAATATTAATCCAGACCACAATTACAAAATACTGCAGATATTTAAGATTATTTTCTCCAATTCATTAAAATACTTCATTGTTTTTACACAGTCACGACATGGCTGCTTGTTAAAGATACTGTATCAGTTTCAGATAAGAAAATCCAGTGAGTGGACACTTCATTATGTTTACTTGTACACTTGCACATGTAATCTAAAAGCTAATCATATGGCAGCAAACGAAAGGATAAATGGTTGAGGACTAGATCAATAAATTCAGCTGTTATTCATTCTGGAGAAGAAATTAGATCCATGGTTATATTTGATGCCAAAtgaacaaagaggaagaagtggGCCTTCTTGTCTCGCTGCCAGCACTGGCCTAATGCATTCCAATAGTGGTACATAGCAGAgaatatgaaaacacaacacatcaaaccTTAAAGTGGATGGGACCACAGCAGTTCTACTTCTGTCAGATAAAGACAGGGCAGTGTAGCTGCAGTGGGCAGCCTCAACACTAACCCCTGACACACCACATTATCTCtcaaactacaggcagagacagtaggtATCCAGATTCTTTCTCTCAGCCAAGCAGAGTGTACTGATACATTCTGAACAGGATGTTTGTAGATGATCACTAATCAATTCCATGCTGGTTGTGCTTGTAGATTTATTTTGCTTATAACTGTAACATTCAGAAATAACTACAACAAAAGCAGacattacaattaaaaaaataaattacagtgTGATGGAAGTAGAGTTAAATGACAGTCAACCAGTGTTTCCTATTATTTATCTAGATTGTGGCAGCAAAAAATTAATTACACCCATATTCAAATTTTACACCCATATTTAAATTTTCccacctcatagtttcagctgcagttgtggcaATAATGCAGTTCTGTCTGTGAACTTATCTTTCACTCTTTGGTCTGTGAACCTGTCACTTAGATCTGTTGTCGAAAGAGGGAcctttgtgtgcacacatgtgcacagcCGTTAACACCATAGATTGAATTACTTCTAGAGAAAACaccgcttttttttttttttttttttagactttttaagaaCCTGCACAGTTTATTTAAATGGCTGAGGCTCATGGTGGTCTTGTAGTGGTGTGATGAATATTTGCTTCTCACATATTAGATCCCTCAGTATAACTTGAGCATTGTTTAAATGTCACAGCCTACAGTGGCAAGAAATAAGTCAGTGAAATCTTTggatttactttattttctacattaGTCTACATTAAGATGTGACCTGGTCTTCATTGAAGTGCAGACAAATGCAATATGTATATTAAGACACAATCAGTTCCAAAATGTTAGTGTCCCCATTCAACACATTGATTAATCCATACAATAGGAGGATTGGTTGTTgaattaagtttgttcagtctgtagAGACCCAAAACACATACAGTCacaatgaagatgatgataacaCTCACCACTGCAAACTCATCTTTGTCCAGATGGCCATCTTTATCTATGTCACTCAGGTCCCAAACCTAACAGCAGGAAGTAAGCACAATATGGATCAATGGAAAGAAGTACTCTAACATTACATATTAATTTTCATTACTATTCATCCAATGTTTCTAACAATTCATTGCTCAATATAGGCAAGGTTAGTTCATGTTTATGTTCTGCCCTGAGTAACTTAATCTGTACAAAAGAAACCAACAAGCCTCAAGATAGATCTATTGTAAGAAATCACAACTGAATTAGATACCTTCCCAAGGACATCCAGAGGTAGCTTGGAGTTGATGAGGACTGGTTTGACTTTCTCTCCTGACAGCAGACCATTGACTGGAGCCAAACTTTCAAAGATCCCATCAAATTTACTCTTCTCCTCTGGctacaaaagaaacacaaacaaaccagttCAGTAAAGTTCAGAGCCCATGCTTATTCACAAACTGAATGATTGACTAAACTGCAATGACGGAGCAACAAAATGACAATGGATTTTTGAGGCAGATATTAATATTGATATTTGAGTTAAAATGATGTAGTGACAAAAGTTTACTGTGTGATTAACAGTGCCTCTGCTTGAAAAATACCAAGATTCTTCTGCCTGTGTGTCTACGTGTGTCTACGtgtgtctacgtgtgtgtgtgtgtgtgtgtgtgtgtgtgtgtgtgtgtgtgtgtgtgtgtgtgtgtgtgtgtgtgtgtgtgtgtgtgtgtgtgtgtgtctgaacacaCCCTGACAGCCCAATGTAATTCGGTGGAAGCAGAAGCTGTGCTGCTCAGAGATGGACTACTGGTGTCTTTCTGAAATCAGACAAAAAGAGATGGCTGTAATAACACTGTCACACAACCCATTTCCAGTATtacaacacacatacatttctCTCATGCTGATCATAGTGAACATCCGATACCAGGCTTAGGAACATAATGggtgaaaaagacaaactattctattctaaaaatgtgttcagGTTTAACTCCATGAAAATGTCAATACCCTGAAAACCCAATAGCTTTAATGAGGGAAGTGACACTCACAAATTTGGGAGGAGGGATAGTGAGGTTGAGGCTGGACAGACTGACTTCCTGTCCACTCTGAGCACACGCCACCAGCCGCAGAGCGACGTAAAACCCCTGAAAGAGACAACACACAGTGGTACCCATTAAAACACCATTTACTtcagaaatgagaaaaactaTAGGAGAATATTCTTATTTAAGTAAAGTACATATATTCTCTAAGTTTTTGTTTGACCTCAACATATAAGGTCATTTTCTTAGATTCACTTGTAGACATTTGGTTTCACTGCGTCATTGTTTGTCATTGGTTTTTCTGTCGATCAGAGTAGCAATAATTTAATTAAGTgaacttttgtttatttttctgtgcgAACAGCATCGCATCAAAGCTGAGCACTGGGTGAGAAATCTGTTTCCCACCTGTTTGTCCAGATAGCCTTTTCCATCGGGATCTGCCAAATCCCAAATCTGAAAAATTAGACACGAAAACACAGCGTTACAGACACAATGCAGAAAAATTAATTTTCCAATCTTAGTCCAtgtgaaaacattaatttattttttaaaacattttatatactATACACTATCTGGCGACCTGTAcagggtgtaccctgcctcatgtcagctgggattggctccagctccccagacaattgatggatggatgaaacatttaaatcaaaataccTCACTCTTTAGGGCCCAAGCACTGACAGTGCAAAGGTCCTATTGAAATTGAcatgattttcctttttattattatttttcaggcaAATGAATTCCCTGTTTGAGGGCTTAAACATACTCGAAACTTTGCAGAAAATTCAAAAGTGGTAAAAATGTAAGTATTCTAGAGTAATTTGAAATGGGCGTGTCATAACTCCATAGTGCATTGTCCTATGAGCCCCAAAATTCTGCCCCATGATCAGAGTCCACGCCTGAACAGCTCCAGCAATATTAACTCAGGGTCATAGAGCAACCTACTGACAGGGTAaaaattaagttgtttttaacgccactgtgcattgtccaatcggcACCAACATTAAAACCTATGATCAGAGACGCGGCCTGAACAGGTCCATTTGTCAAAATTAACTCAGGGTCATAGCGCCACCTAttgatttaatgtgaaacagGAAGGTTTTTAAACTTCACTGTACATTGTCCAGTCGGTCCCAAATTTCTCACACTTCATCAGAGCCCCTACCTGAAAAGATCTATAACTCTGTCGATAGTTatagcgccacctactggcaaCAG
Proteins encoded in this region:
- the eps15l1a gene encoding epidermal growth factor receptor substrate 15-like 1 isoform X8, producing MAALTSLTQLSSGNPVYENFYRQVDPGNTGRVGPTEAALFLKKSGLPDITLGKIWDLADPDGKGYLDKQGFYVALRLVACAQSGQEVSLSSLNLTIPPPKFKDTSSPSLSSTASASTELHWAVRPEEKSKFDGIFESLAPVNGLLSGEKVKPVLINSKLPLDVLGKVWDLSDIDKDGHLDKDEFAVAMHLVYRALEKEPVPALLPSSLIPLSKRKKSLGSVTSSVPGLPASPPPPKDSLRSTPSHGSMNSLNSTGSLSPKHTLKSGQHMVNWVVPVSDRGRYDDIFLKTDADLDGFVSGLEVKDIFMHSGLSQNLLAHIWALADTRQIGKLTREQFALAMHLIQQKVSKGIDPPQALTTEMIPPSERGTPVPSMSGYMTPVGSEMAALSDMRRALMFKLWDSSSSVGSGEFTGIKELDDISQEITQLQSTLAFTQWNTLREKYTLEQDIRETEEAIRYKSAEVQEMQNDLDRETASLQELDAQKQDAQERLEEMDQQKHKLEDMLNEVRIKCQEESQMISTLQSQIHSQESDLQSQEEELSRAKADLGRLQQEEKQLEQSLAAGKIQLETIIKSLKATQDEINQARSKLSQIQDSQQEVSKSIEQYNSTLNGTHGGSMTNLADMSEGFSDRENGGFTSMVRPAKEDPFKVKPSVFNSQPQELPTDPFHSEDPFITDPFKDPFGGDPFKETDPFKASSEDFFKKTTKMDPFSTPDPFNKSATLPSKVLVNQNQASHFTSNDPFSSSNPKPRGADLFGALDPFGSSSFSNSSNSSAGFADFSHMSKPRDPFEGRAGWLPDYQKSVFVDDPFSRKNDTPALPPKKSVPPRPKPPSGKSTPVSMSGTGDPSKPCDPFQPFGSDAIDPFQSKKGLGDPFSGKDPFAPSSARPEKVKFGNEAQQLEWAKRESERAERERLKRLRQQEQEDLELAIALSKAEMSNA
- the eps15l1a gene encoding epidermal growth factor receptor substrate 15-like 1 isoform X1 produces the protein MAALTSLTQLSSGNPVYENFYRQVDPGNTGRVGPTEAALFLKKSGLPDITLGKIWDLADPDGKGYLDKQGFYVALRLVACAQSGQEVSLSSLNLTIPPPKFKDTSSPSLSSTASASTELHWAVRPEEKSKFDGIFESLAPVNGLLSGEKVKPVLINSKLPLDVLGKVWDLSDIDKDGHLDKDEFAVAMHLVYRALEKEPVPALLPSSLIPLSKRKKSLGSVTSSVPGLPASPPPPKDSLRSTPSHGSMNSLNSTGSLSPKHTLKSGQHMVNWVVPVSDRGRYDDIFLKTDADLDGFVSGLEVKDIFMHSGLSQNLLAHIWALADTRQIGKLTREQFALAMHLIQQKVSKGIDPPQALTTEMIPPSERGTPVPSMSGYMTPVGSEMAALSDMRRALMFKLWDSSSSVGSGEFTGIKELDDISQEITQLQSTLAFTQWNTLREKYTLEQDIRETEEAIRYKSAEVQEMQNDLDRETASLQELDAQKQDAQERLEEMDQQKHKLEDMLNEVRIKCQEESQMISTLQSQIHSQESDLQSQEEELSRAKADLGRLQQEEKQLEQSLAAGKIQLETIIKSLKATQDEINQARSKLSQIQDSQQEVSKSIEQYNSTLNGTHGGSMTNLADMSEGFSDRENGGFTSMVRPAKEDPFKVKPSVFNSQPQELPTDPFHSEDPFITDPFKGDPFQNDPFAKQPPTSTDPFGGDPFKETDPFKASSEDFFKKTTKMDPFSTPDPFNKSATLPSKVLVNQNQASHFTSNDPFSSSNPKPRGADLFGALDPFGSSSFSNSSNSSAGFADFSHMSKPRDPFEGRAGWLPDYQKSVFVDDPFSRKNDTPALPPKKSVPPRPKPPSGKSTPVSMSGTGDPSKPCDPFQPFGSDAIDPFQSKKGLGDPFSGKDPFAPSSARPEKVKFGNEAQQLEWAKRESERAERERLKRLRQQEQEDLELAIALSKAEMSNA
- the eps15l1a gene encoding epidermal growth factor receptor substrate 15-like 1 isoform X10; this translates as MAALTSLTQLSSGNPVYENFYRQVDPGNTGRVGPTEAALFLKKSGLPDITLGKIWDLADPDGKGYLDKQGFYVALRLVACAQSGQEVSLSSLNLTIPPPKFKDTSSPSLSSTASASTELHWAVRPEEKSKFDGIFESLAPVNGLLSGEKVKPVLINSKLPLDVLGKVWDLSDIDKDGHLDKDEFAVAMHLVYRALEKEPVPALLPSSLIPLSKRKKSLGSVTSSVPGLPASPPPPKDSLRSTPSHGSMNSLNSTGSLSPKHTLKSGQHMVNWVVPVSDRGRYDDIFLKTDADLDGFVSGLEVKDIFMHSGLSQNLLAHIWALADTRQIGKLTREQFALAMHLIQQKVSKGIDPPQALTTEMIPPSERGTPVPSMSGYMTPVGSEMAALSDMRRALMFKLWDSSSSVGSGEFTGIKELDDISQEITQLQSTLAFTQWNTLREKYTLEQDIRETEEAIRYKSAEVQEMQNDLDRETASLQELDAQKQDAQERLEEMDQQKHKLEDMLNEVRIKCQEESQMISTLQSQIHSQESDLQSQEEELSRAKADLGRLQQEEKQLEQSLAAGKIQLETIIKSLKATQDEINQARSKLSQIQDSQQEVSKSIEQYNSTLNGTHGGSMTNLADMSEGFSDRENGGFTSMEDPFKVKPSVFNSQPQELPTDPFHSEDPFITDPFKDPFGGDPFKETDPFKASSEDFFKKTTKMDPFSTPDPFNKSATLPSKVLVNQNQASHFTSNDPFSSSNPKPRGADLFGALDPFGSSSFSNSSNSSAGFADFSHMSKPRDPFEGRAGWLPDYQKSVFVDDPFSRKNDTPALPPKKSVPPRPKPPSGKSTPVSMSGTGDPSKPCDPFQPFGSDAIDPFQSKKGLGDPFSGKDPFAPSSARPEKVKFGNEAQQLEWAKRESERAERERLKRLRQQEQEDLELAIALSKAEMSNA